In Plasmodium vivax chromosome 10, whole genome shotgun sequence, the sequence ACATATGTCCACGCGTTGGTGCACCCCCCGATTCAGCCACATTGAGAGGGTTGCTAGAGCGGTATCACTGCCCCCAGTGGCAAGCTCTTGGGGGCCCTGTTCCCACGCCAGTCGTTCAGAAATGATTATTCCCTTTCATTGGTGTTTCTTCACCGCGGAAAGAAAAAcgggcaggaaaaaaacagatcaaaaatgaagcaacGTAAAGCAATTGAAACAAACTAACGCGTGCTCGTTCGCCACCACCGCGCAGGGATGCGTGCGCGCATTTTAACACACCCGGCACGTGCGCATGTGCCTACAAGTTGCATACGCCCCTGTGTGTGtttgtttgtgtgtgtgcaggTGCCACGGAATATGTAACCACTCGTCGGCCAGCACTGCATGCTGGTGTAGAATATGCTCCGCCTTTTTTGTGGAGCACGTGGCGGGCTGAAGTTAAAAGGGGCAAATGGCAAAACGCCAGCGGAAGGAAatgctgcaaaaaaaaataaaaacatccCAATTGTAAAAAGCTAGAAAGAGCAAATTGTGCAACATAAATACACACACGAATTGCAAATTgtagattaaaaaaatatgaacaggcaataaaaaaaaaaaaaaaaaaacagacagTCAGACAGACAGATAGCTAAAATGTTCCACTTTTGGCTTTATTTGgcgtgttaaaaaaaaaaaaaatatatgaacaggCAATACGAAAACGTAACGAGCTGCAGCACGGAAAAGCAATGCGCGCGAATGCGAAGGGAGCGGCAAATAATTCTACGCCGCCcggaaaagcaaaagtagGAAGCGGAACACAGAAAATGGAACATAGAAAGTGGAACACAGAACGTGGAACATAGAAAGTGGAACATACAAAGCGGAACGGGTGGAAACGCGTGAACGCATCAGcggaaagaagcaaaaaaggaaaagaagtaaaaaaagaaaagaagcaaaaaaagaaaaaaaactaaattgGCAAAACGGACAAACCGGACAAACAGACAAACGGATAAACAGACAAACGGATAAGCAGACAAACGGACGAACGGACAAACGGACGAACGGACAAACGGACAAAACAGACAGataaagaaacaaaaaaacgcgcgtgaaaataacacaaacGAAcgcgaagtggaaaaaaaaaaaaaattcaacgcACATGTCAATTTGTTCATGTGTATCCATCCATTTTTAGCTTTCTTGCGTGCTTTTGCGtggcacaaaaaagttatttcattttattttatttgttttttttttttttccttcttttcctcctttttttttttttttttggttccttctttttttatctttttccttctttttccttcctttttttctttttttcttttcttcctttctgccttttcttgtaaattttattttttcgtttttaaagACTAGCACATCCGCAGTGTTCCCGAGAGTTCCGCGCACGTCCGTATGCATACGCATGCACTGGCACACGCGTACACGTAAGTGAAGGCGCAGTGGGCATCGCGCGTTATCCGCGAGTGTATCCGCGAGTGTATTCGCGAGCGCATCGTGGGGACGCGTTCGCCCGTGTACGATTTGCATATATCCACCTCGCATATGTACACTTTCCATGTGCGAATTTACATACGTCCATTTACATACGCTCATCCCCGTACGCCCATTTCCATGTGCACTCCCCCCTTTCACACACGCcagtgaattaaaaaatcacTGTACAGCCAAAGGCCACCGCGCGCAGACCGTGCCCAGAAGCGGAAGCGAACacgattttattttgttgtaCCTTCGTGTGTGCACCATTGTGAAACGGTAGGACAGTGAAGAGGGTGCGGAGGGAAAAGCAAAGGGGGTCCAAAAGACGTTCAAAAGATGTCTAAAGGGCGTCTAAAGGGCGTCTAGAAGACGTCTAAAGGGTGTCTAGAAGACGTCCAAAGAGTGACCGCCCCACAGGGTGACCCCTTCTAGTGCGCACCACCAACGACCACTGAATTCCCCGCCCCCCCCGTAGACATTGGCAATTAACTATTTTAGTCGAACCCCGGCAAAAGGGAGCAAACCGTGGAGAAGGCGCAGACAAGTGGAGCAGCGCAAAAAGCGCGAACCGGAAGCGAACAGACAGGCGAAACGCAGCACGAAGAGTGAAGCGGCCGTGCCTCGCCAAGCGTACACCAACCAAGACAGCTACTCGCATTGTTTaaccccttccccccccccctgagaagcgcaaaatggaaaagctGCAGCTGCCAGAATGGAACGATATCGAAAGATATTTTAAAGACCCCGAGTTGATCACGGCGGAAATCCTGTTTGTGGGTCTGACCCTGTGCAACGTATTTGTTATGTACCGCCTGTTCCTAGATGTGATtcctttccccattttcgtAACATGGTGGCAGTTGGCTCAGGGGTTGCTGGTTGCCTATGTGTGTGGGGAGTTAGGAAAGGAGTTCCCCAAATTTGCCTATTTCCCAAAAGTAGAAATAAGTGAGAATATGCTGAAGGTGTTATTTGTGCCGTCTATCTTTTACTGTCTAATGTTAGTATTGTCTAATTATTTGCTCTTTAAGACCCCTTGTATAGCGTCCTACCCAGTGCTCGTCAGTTTCACGGTAGTGTTTCACCACCTCACTCGTTTTGTTGGGTGCGGAGAGGAGTACATGCCTCTAAGGTGGAAGTCAATCGTGTTCCTCCTAGCCGCCTTTGTAATTGGGTGCTTCGATTCCAAGACCACAGGGAAAGGAGTGCTCATATGGGCTCTACTGTATGCCCTCTTTTCAGCAATTTTTAGAGCCGGctttatgcaaaaaataatgcaccTTGTAGATGGCAAAGGGAATACATTACACAATAACCAGCACCTCCTAGGGGTTCTACTCCTACCTATCCTGATTGTCCTGTCTGGAGAATGGGCCGTCTTTGGACACATGCCATATAACATTATGTCTTTACACACCTGGCAGATGTGGGGTTGTTTAATCACTGTAGGTGCTTTGCCATTTatcaaaaatgtaatttcaAATAGATTGGTTAGAAGAACAGGACAAGGCCCATGGAGATTTCTAGAAATCATATCCATCGTGTTGGTATTTTTCATCGGGATGACTTACAATGCGCCTTCCTTTTTAGGATACGTCGCCATCATCTGCGTAATTATTGGTCGCTCCTTGGGTGCCTTCGATGTGATGCTTAACGCATCTGACTATATGATGGCGGAAGAcgagaggaagagaaaaacgtCCAAAGCGAACTACGCCAAGAGCAGCAGACAGGGGACGCAGGCATCCAAGCCGTTTCTCTACTCGGGGGATAACGaagacgatgaggaggagagCTCCTTCAGCTCGAACGACAGCAGAAGCTACCAGGGGTCTCAGGACTACGACGATAAGGATAGCGTGAATAGCAGCTCCCAACAGTATAGCGTCCACAAGGGGACCAGCCGAATGGACAGCTCTTCCAACAAAACCAGCCACGCGGGGATGTCCGGGGACGAGAGCCGCCGGGGCAGCAGGATGAGCGACGCCAAGGCCGGCGGCCGCGGCGCCAGCTTCCAGTCCAAGTCCAAGCTGTCTCGCAACTACTCCAGCAAGAAGCAGGAGCTCGTCGACTCGCAGGCGTAGCGCTAGTGAAGCGTAGCGATAGTGAGTGCTAACGAGCGATGAATCTGCTCCAGCGAGGCGCCCCCCCAGCCGAAGCGTACTTAAGTGCAGATACGAACGTAAGTGTAGGCATGGGTAGGAGTGGTACACCTATGAGCGCACCTGTGAGCGTACCTGTGAGCGCACCTACGTACGCGTGCATGTATTCCCCCCGTttaaacacacacatgtgtacccCGCCAACAATGCATTTGCCGTTCTCCCTCTCCTTATCCCtctcttcctctcccccttttttttttttttttttttccgccagTGCTATGATtgattccctttttttttgttaaatttttcgatttataaaaaagaaaaaaaaagaaaaagaaaaagcagcggcagcagcagcggcagcagcagcggcagcggcagcagcagcggcagcggcgGCAGACACCCGTGCGCGTGTGTGCTTGTGGTTCCGGGGTCCGCCTCTCCGCGAGGAATTGCCCCGCCCAAGGGGAAGCACTACTCCCCGCTTGAGGTGCTACTTTTTTGAGGTACTTCTCCCCGTTTGAGGAAGTACTCCCCTTTTGAGGCAGTTTTCTTTCCAGGAGTGCACTCCTGAGGTGTGACCCCACACGTGCAGAGAATCCCCAACGGTGTGAGCACTAAGGCAGGCAAGAGAGCAGGGAGTGGGGTTAGCACCACCTGGACATGTTAACGTCTAGCGTGATGTCTGGCACAACGCCCCGTTGGTGTGTCTGAGCATTTGCTGATTTTACTTTAGGAGGTTAAGGTTCGCGGCGGAGTGGTGGGCTagcgaaatggggaagtgcCAAAATAAACTTCACCCGTGTGTGGCCGGCCCTCGTTGGATATGGGGCAGTTGGGGAGGGTCCCTCTGCGGGCCGATCTCCGCCAATGGGGGAGGGTCTCCCCCAAccccacccccttttttggagtTCGCGCTGGAGCTCTCCGTTGTGGTGCGGTGATGTGTCTTTCTGCAGAGTGTTCTACATGAGGGTGGAGTTGTTCTGGCCGACgagccaaaaggggggcgaaaaaggaaggcaaaAAGGCGGGCAAAAAGGCGGGCAAAAAATAGAAGAGGTAAACTCGCCGCGATTTACTCACCGCATAAGCGGCGCTACAAATTTCTGAATAGGCTGCTCAAATTGATGTCCCCCTTGGAGGCGCAGTGGCTGGGAGCGCCGAAGAACCCGGACGAGTCCTTTCCGTAGGCGCCCAGGTTGTCcctgaaaaagggggcactcCCACTGTGGcttttgtgcaaatttgtACTCCTCTGGGATGCTATGCTTGGAAAGAGGACCTCCATGATGCTTTCATAGGGCCCACTCTTCTGCGTCTGCGCGGCTGCTCGGGGTTGCGGGAAGTCTGCGAAGGGGGATGCAAAGTGGGTTGCATGCAGTTCCTCGGGGGGacttcaaaagggaaagtgAAACGTATGGCAGGTGAAACGCCTGGGCGGTGGAACTTCTAAACGGTGAAGCTTCCTGTGGCCTTACTGTCGGAGATGACTTTGGCGAGGCTGCCGGCTGCAAAGTCGTCCAAGCGGTTTCGCTGCGAAAGGGGGTGGGGGCACTCCAGTGAGTACGCACGTGTTGGTGAGGCGTTGGCGCACGTGTTGGCGGAACCACCTCTTAGGGGCACCTCTCATGGGCTACGCGCAGCCTACCTCCCCGTCGGGCTCCATGCTGGGAATGTACTTGGTGTCGAAGCCCTCGCCCACGACGAGCACATTGGGCATGCTGCAAATCATTTTCCCAATTGCGTTGTACTTGCATATGCGCATGAGGGGTCTGAGCTCGCACTTGTAGAGTTTATACCACGCATTCGTGAGGTGTATGAATTTGATCCCGTAGATCCCATGTTgagagaggaggaagagagtCTTGGAGACTCGCTCCTTTTGAAAGAAGCTCTGTCTCTCTGTTATGAAATCTTCATATGTTAAGTCGGATGAGTAGTAGATCGGGCCGCACATCTGCTTGTTCATTTCATATTCGCTTAGAATCACTCCACTTTTCTTGTGCGCTAGGTGCAGGACATTTTGATTCTTGCATACGTGGATCACTAGATTGTAGAGGAGCTTGTGCAGGTGGTACCGCAGCACTTCCAGGTTGCTCTGCTCTCCGCTGCTCTGTAGGAGCGGCGCGCCGTGGAGGAATGGGCCTCCCTCACTCTGTAGGAGCGGCGTGCCCTGGAGGAATGGGCCTCCCTCACTCTGTAGGAGCGGCGTGCCCTGGAGGAAGGGGCCTCCCTCACTCTGTAGGAGCGGCGTGCCCTGAAGGAAGGCCCCCTCTTCACCCTGTAGATAGGCACCCCCCCCATTCGGGAGGTACTGCGTGGCGTGTCTGTCCCCACTTGGGCTTCCGAAAAATGTGCTCCCGCAGTTGATGAAGCTGCCCACGTGGTTGCTGCTGCGGTTTTTCCTGGACTTGCTCTTGCTCATAATTTGCTCGTAGCTCTTGCTGACGGTCGAGCGGGGCGGCTTGAGGTGGTCCAGCCCCAGCaccttcatcatttttgagcAGTCCCCTCTGGCGAATTCCTCGGCGAcgtcctgcggggggggcggcatAGAGGGAGTGGAATGTCAGGAGGGGCATA encodes:
- a CDS encoding hypothetical protein, conserved (encoded by transcript PVX_080460A), which codes for MEKLQLPEWNDIERYFKDPELITAEILFVGLTLCNVFVMYRLFLDVIPFPIFVTWWQLAQGLLVAYVCGELGKEFPKFAYFPKVEISENMLKVLFVPSIFYCLMLVLSNYLLFKTPCIASYPVLVSFTVVFHHLTRFVGCGEEYMPLRWKSIVFLLAAFVIGCFDSKTTGKGVLIWALLYALFSAIFRAGFMQKIMHLVDGKGNTLHNNQHLLGVLLLPILIVLSGEWAVFGHMPYNIMSLHTWQMWGCLITVGALPFIKNVISNRLVRRTGQGPWRFLEIISIVLVFFIGMTYNAPSFLGYVAIICVIIGRSLGAFDVMLNASDYMMAEDERKRKTSKANYAKSSRQGTQASKPFLYSGDNEDDEEESSFSSNDSRSYQGSQDYDDKDSVNSSSQQYSVHKGTSRMDSSSNKTSHAGMSGDESRRGSRMSDAKAGGRGASFQSKSKLSRNYSSKKQELVDSQA